One part of the candidate division WOR-3 bacterium genome encodes these proteins:
- the dmeF gene encoding CDF family Co(II)/Ni(II) efflux transporter DmeF: MNEVKFMHLTDLKRWQHEHYFNQDKKSAEQKALFVVILTTITMLIEIIAGWIFNSMALFADGWHMSTHATALSISLIGYILSRKLSNDKRFTFGSWKIEILAAYTSAILLGVAGLFLLGASIERFFKPLKISYNQALIVAFLGLIVNIISALILGYEHENHIHNDEEHYHHHKMDLNLKSAYLHVLADGLTSLFAILALLGAKYFGWNWLDPLMGIIGSFLILRWTFLLIKDTTFILLDREMDSPIVREIIKIIESDGDSKISDLHILRVSQNKYACILSIVAKNPLTIGDYKNKLKEIKELAHITIEINHCNE, encoded by the coding sequence GGTAAAATTTATGCATCTTACAGATTTAAAGCGGTGGCAACACGAACACTACTTTAATCAGGATAAAAAATCCGCTGAACAAAAAGCTCTTTTTGTTGTTATTCTTACAACCATCACAATGCTTATTGAAATCATTGCAGGATGGATTTTTAACTCAATGGCTCTCTTTGCCGATGGATGGCATATGAGTACGCATGCCACTGCTTTAAGCATATCCCTAATTGGATATATTCTTTCAAGAAAATTATCAAATGATAAAAGATTCACCTTCGGCTCATGGAAAATTGAAATATTGGCAGCTTATACAAGTGCAATTCTTTTAGGAGTTGCAGGACTTTTCCTCCTTGGAGCATCTATTGAAAGATTTTTTAAACCCTTAAAAATATCCTATAACCAGGCATTAATAGTTGCCTTCCTCGGCCTAATAGTAAATATCATAAGCGCCCTGATACTCGGTTATGAACATGAAAATCACATTCATAATGATGAAGAACATTATCACCATCATAAAATGGATCTGAATTTAAAATCAGCATACCTTCATGTTCTTGCAGATGGTCTAACATCACTTTTTGCAATCCTTGCCTTACTTGGAGCAAAATATTTTGGCTGGAACTGGCTTGACCCTTTAATGGGTATAATTGGATCATTTTTAATACTCAGATGGACATTTTTACTTATTAAAGATACTACTTTTATTCTCTTAGACAGAGAAATGGATTCACCAATTGTGAGAGAAATAATAAAAATAATAGAATCTGATGGCGATAGTAAAATCAGTGATTTACATATTTTAAGGGTAAGTCAGAATAAATATGCCTGTATTTTAAGTATAGTTGCCAAAAATCCACTAACAATAGGAGATTATAAAAATAAATTAAAGGAAATTAAAGAACTTGCTCATATTACTATAGAGATAAATCACTGTAATGAATAA